A portion of the Candidatus Baltobacteraceae bacterium genome contains these proteins:
- a CDS encoding acyl-CoA dehydrogenase family protein — MDTHEVLNQPPPLEPYDALRSDRALCEAIERESGSAPDAEVERIGTLAGSPECIAWGEQANANPPELQTHDRYGHRIDEVRFHPSWYRLLEVATRFGLHAAPWADPAANAHVTRAAKFFLWAQVEAGHGCPISMTYAAVPALRLQPEVARVWEPRLTAREYDPRLVPIAEKRSALTGMAMTEKQGGSDVRANTTRATFAEHTSMGEAYLLTGHKWFCSAPMCDAFFVLAQADAGLTCFLLPRVLPDATRNRMFVQRLKDKLGNRSNASSEVEFDGAWALRVGKEGRGISTIVEMVNCTRLDCINGSAALMRGATVRAIHHATYRSAFGRPLVEQPAMQNVLADLALESEAATALLVRLARATDRAEHDPAEALLRRLGTAVGKYWICKRTPAHVAEALESLGGNGYVEDSGMPRLYREAPLNSIWEGSGNINALDVLRIVEKAPETFEAFGAEIAPALHEKRLQAALDRLRVLSRARGADGQRSARAFVETLALLWQAALLVQFAPAAVSDAFIDSRIAGNWGHAFGTLAPSAAHREIVARASTCEILEAR; from the coding sequence ATGGACACCCACGAGGTCCTCAACCAGCCCCCGCCGCTCGAGCCCTACGACGCACTTCGCTCGGACCGTGCGTTGTGCGAGGCGATCGAACGCGAAAGCGGCAGCGCGCCCGACGCCGAGGTCGAGCGTATCGGAACGCTCGCCGGCTCGCCCGAATGTATCGCATGGGGCGAGCAGGCCAACGCGAATCCACCGGAACTGCAAACGCACGACCGCTACGGTCATCGCATCGACGAAGTGCGCTTCCATCCGAGTTGGTATCGACTGCTCGAGGTAGCAACGCGCTTCGGCCTGCACGCGGCACCGTGGGCCGACCCGGCTGCGAACGCGCACGTTACGCGGGCGGCGAAGTTTTTTCTTTGGGCGCAAGTTGAAGCCGGCCACGGCTGCCCGATCTCGATGACGTACGCCGCCGTTCCCGCGCTGCGCCTGCAGCCCGAGGTCGCGCGAGTATGGGAACCGCGACTGACGGCGCGCGAGTACGATCCTCGACTCGTGCCGATCGCCGAAAAGCGCAGCGCGCTTACGGGCATGGCGATGACGGAGAAGCAAGGCGGTTCCGACGTGCGTGCCAACACGACGCGCGCGACGTTTGCCGAGCACACGTCGATGGGCGAGGCCTACCTGCTTACCGGACACAAGTGGTTCTGTTCGGCCCCGATGTGCGACGCGTTCTTCGTGCTGGCGCAGGCCGATGCGGGCTTGACGTGCTTCTTGCTGCCGCGCGTGCTTCCCGACGCAACGCGCAACCGCATGTTCGTCCAACGCCTCAAAGACAAGCTCGGCAATCGCTCCAACGCATCGAGCGAGGTCGAATTCGACGGCGCGTGGGCGCTGCGCGTCGGCAAAGAAGGACGCGGTATCTCCACGATCGTCGAAATGGTGAACTGTACGCGGTTGGATTGCATCAACGGCTCGGCAGCGCTCATGCGCGGCGCGACCGTGCGCGCGATCCACCACGCCACGTATCGTTCCGCGTTCGGCAGACCGCTCGTCGAGCAGCCGGCAATGCAGAACGTGCTCGCCGATCTCGCCCTGGAATCCGAAGCCGCCACGGCCCTGCTCGTGCGGCTCGCCCGCGCCACCGACCGCGCGGAGCACGATCCGGCGGAAGCGCTGCTGCGCCGCCTGGGCACGGCGGTCGGCAAATATTGGATATGCAAGCGAACGCCCGCGCACGTAGCCGAAGCGCTGGAGTCGCTCGGCGGCAACGGGTACGTCGAAGACTCCGGAATGCCGCGCCTCTACCGCGAGGCACCGCTCAACTCAATCTGGGAAGGCTCGGGAAACATCAACGCGCTCGACGTGCTGCGCATCGTCGAGAAAGCGCCCGAGACGTTCGAAGCGTTCGGCGCCGAGATCGCGCCGGCGCTGCACGAAAAACGTCTGCAGGCGGCGCTGGACCGGCTACGCGTTCTCTCGCGCGCGCGGGGTGCGGACGGGCAGCGGTCGGCGCGCGCATTCGTAGAAACGCTCGCGTTGCTCTGGCAAGCCGCGCTGCTCGTTCAGTTCGCTCCGGCGGCGGTGAGCGACGCCTTCATCGATTCGCGCATTGCCGGCAACTGGGGCCATGCGTTCGGTACCTTGGCGCCGAGCGCGGCGCATCGCGAGATCGTCGCACGCGCATCAACCTGTGAGATACTAGAAGCGCGATGA
- a CDS encoding heme-copper oxidase subunit III — protein MSTPLTHGHDEADQLYIETRELRVQGFLLFMVSDLVLFSSFIFAYLYLRNSGQGWPPAGGPHVDIWLAAMNSVVLFGSGATMHFALENWKHRNFIKFANWMMATIVLGCLFLGGQGVEYVSLYTKDHASWAGSGIFGASFFTLTGMHGFHVFVGVIYLITLLLQATAGKYTFSRYTGLTLGTLYWHFVDVIWVVLFSIFYLL, from the coding sequence TTGTCGACTCCGCTCACGCACGGGCACGACGAGGCCGATCAACTCTACATCGAGACTCGCGAACTGCGCGTGCAGGGTTTCCTGCTCTTCATGGTCAGCGATCTCGTGCTCTTCTCGTCGTTCATTTTCGCGTATCTCTATCTGCGCAATTCGGGCCAAGGCTGGCCGCCTGCGGGGGGACCGCACGTCGACATCTGGCTCGCGGCCATGAACTCGGTCGTGCTCTTCGGTTCGGGCGCCACGATGCACTTTGCGCTCGAAAACTGGAAGCATCGCAACTTCATCAAATTTGCGAACTGGATGATGGCGACCATCGTTCTGGGCTGCCTGTTCTTGGGCGGTCAGGGCGTGGAGTACGTGAGTCTGTACACGAAGGATCACGCATCGTGGGCCGGCAGCGGAATTTTCGGTGCGTCGTTCTTCACGCTCACCGGCATGCACGGCTTCCACGTGTTCGTCGGCGTGATCTATCTCATCACGCTGCTGCTGCAGGCGACCGCGGGTAAATACACCTTCTCGCGCTATACGGGCCTGACGCTCGGTACGCTCTACTGGCATTTCGTCGACGTCATCTGGGTCGTACTCTTCTCGATCTTCTATCTGCTGTAA
- the ctaD gene encoding cytochrome c oxidase subunit I, with protein MAVAAVHAGGIADHIHPEPQGFVRKYLFSIDHKIIGIQYLITAGVFLVLGGLLAELIRVQLMNANGGFMTPDTYNEVYSVHGSTMVWLVIIPMLTGGFGNFVFPLQIGARDVAFPWLNMLSFWLFPPAGLMLYGSFLMGAPAAGWTEYPPMSLQGQAGTSMWCAAIFLVGVSSTLTGINFLVTLLKMRAPGMTYTRMPLFCWAQFVTAPLLMIATTALGAALAALFIERQFGVPFFDPTKGGSPLLWQHMFWFYSHPAVYIMILPVFGIVSEVFPTFARKPIFGYKMIAFSSCSIAILGFMVWAHHMFTSGMAPFLQLPFMVLTMLIAIPTGIKIFSWVATLWGGKIHFSTAMLFAIGFIATFTLGGITGVFLAAVPFDLHAHGTYFIVAHLHYVLVGGSLMGIFSGIYFWYPKMTGRLMSEKLGKWSFWLFFIGFNGTFLPMHNMGLLGMPRRVAEYDPQFQTLNRIASSFSFVMTIAILLTIINVLYSIKKGKRAGHNPWNARTLEWQIPSPPHYYNFKHIPSVFANPYDFNEPLPYRGLEEELTDSPAPMGAH; from the coding sequence ATGGCAGTAGCAGCGGTACACGCAGGCGGCATAGCCGACCACATTCATCCCGAGCCGCAAGGGTTCGTGCGGAAGTATTTGTTTTCGATCGATCATAAGATCATCGGCATTCAATACCTCATCACGGCCGGCGTCTTTCTGGTTCTCGGCGGTCTGCTCGCAGAGTTGATTCGCGTGCAATTGATGAACGCGAACGGCGGCTTTATGACGCCGGATACCTACAACGAGGTCTACTCGGTACACGGCTCGACGATGGTCTGGCTCGTGATCATTCCGATGTTGACCGGCGGCTTCGGGAACTTCGTCTTTCCGCTGCAGATCGGCGCGCGCGACGTCGCGTTTCCCTGGCTGAATATGTTGAGCTTCTGGCTCTTCCCGCCGGCCGGCCTGATGCTCTACGGCTCGTTCCTGATGGGCGCGCCGGCGGCCGGCTGGACCGAGTATCCGCCGATGTCGCTGCAAGGTCAGGCGGGTACCTCGATGTGGTGCGCCGCGATCTTTTTGGTCGGCGTCAGCTCCACGCTTACCGGTATCAACTTCTTGGTGACGCTGCTCAAGATGCGCGCGCCCGGCATGACGTATACGCGCATGCCGTTGTTCTGCTGGGCACAGTTCGTGACCGCCCCGCTGCTGATGATCGCGACGACGGCGCTTGGCGCCGCACTCGCCGCACTCTTTATCGAGCGCCAATTCGGCGTGCCGTTCTTCGACCCGACCAAGGGCGGCAGTCCGCTGCTCTGGCAGCACATGTTTTGGTTCTACTCGCATCCGGCCGTCTATATCATGATTCTGCCGGTCTTCGGAATCGTCTCCGAAGTCTTCCCGACCTTCGCGCGCAAGCCGATCTTCGGATATAAAATGATCGCCTTCTCGTCGTGTTCGATCGCGATTCTGGGCTTTATGGTCTGGGCGCATCACATGTTCACCTCGGGCATGGCGCCGTTCTTGCAATTGCCGTTTATGGTGCTCACGATGCTGATCGCCATTCCGACCGGCATCAAGATCTTCTCGTGGGTCGCTACGCTCTGGGGCGGCAAGATCCACTTCTCGACCGCAATGCTCTTCGCGATCGGGTTCATCGCGACGTTCACGCTCGGCGGCATCACCGGCGTCTTCTTAGCGGCGGTTCCTTTCGACTTGCACGCGCACGGCACGTACTTCATCGTCGCGCATCTCCACTACGTACTCGTCGGCGGCAGCTTGATGGGCATCTTCTCCGGAATCTACTTCTGGTATCCGAAGATGACCGGCCGCCTGATGAGCGAGAAGCTCGGCAAGTGGTCGTTCTGGCTGTTTTTCATCGGCTTCAACGGCACGTTCTTACCGATGCACAACATGGGACTGCTCGGCATGCCGCGTCGCGTCGCCGAATACGACCCGCAGTTCCAGACGCTCAACCGGATCGCATCGTCGTTTTCGTTCGTGATGACCATCGCAATTCTACTCACCATCATCAACGTGCTCTACAGCATCAAGAAGGGCAAACGAGCGGGGCACAATCCGTGGAACGCGCGGACGCTCGAGTGGCAGATTCCGTCGCCGCCTCACTATTACAACTTCAAACACATCCCGTCGGTGTTCGCCAATCCGTACGACTTCAACGAACCGCTGCCATATCGCGGCCTCGAAGAAGAACTCACCGACTCTCCGGCGCCGATGGGGGCTCACTAG
- the coxB gene encoding cytochrome c oxidase subunit II — MIAVLSVLSILYWWLMAPITSWLPEAVDKAQQIDSLSRFLLASGTALFIIVVGYLLYFSFAFRRRKTDAPDAIGVQIHDNHKLELWWTLIPTIFVVIMAVFSIKIWAGIQLGDNNGMVVEALGHQWFYSFRYPDVHGEITNEMHLPLGVPVTLHVSSYDVIHSFWVPDMRLKADMVPGIINTLRFTPTRPGRYQIICTEFCGTLHGEMNKQYVVIDTPQAYKKWYQGWQQKNAHASDAIPTQSSGAISLAGGDVNAGKMLFTQKCSACHAIAPFAHKVVGPGLKGVLNDPAHPNLVDGAAATPANVAKILQQGYKGDMGQMPNQTANGLTDKDIANLVAFLKSTK; from the coding sequence GTGATCGCGGTCCTTTCGGTGCTCAGCATTCTGTATTGGTGGCTGATGGCTCCAATCACGAGCTGGCTGCCCGAGGCCGTCGATAAAGCGCAGCAGATCGATTCGCTCTCGCGCTTCCTGCTCGCATCGGGCACGGCGCTCTTCATCATCGTCGTCGGCTACCTGCTCTATTTCTCGTTCGCCTTCCGCCGTCGCAAGACCGACGCGCCCGACGCGATCGGCGTACAGATCCACGACAATCACAAGCTCGAACTCTGGTGGACGCTGATTCCGACGATCTTCGTCGTGATCATGGCGGTCTTCAGCATCAAGATTTGGGCCGGCATCCAGCTCGGCGACAACAACGGCATGGTCGTCGAAGCGCTCGGGCACCAGTGGTTCTACTCGTTTCGCTATCCCGACGTGCATGGCGAGATCACCAACGAGATGCATCTGCCGCTCGGCGTTCCGGTCACGCTGCACGTCAGTTCGTACGACGTGATCCACTCGTTCTGGGTGCCGGATATGCGCCTGAAGGCCGATATGGTTCCGGGCATCATCAATACGCTGCGCTTCACGCCGACCCGTCCGGGCCGCTATCAGATCATCTGTACGGAGTTTTGCGGAACGCTGCACGGCGAGATGAACAAGCAATACGTGGTCATCGATACCCCGCAAGCCTACAAGAAATGGTATCAAGGCTGGCAGCAAAAGAACGCGCACGCATCCGATGCGATTCCGACGCAGTCGAGCGGAGCGATCAGCCTTGCGGGCGGCGACGTTAACGCCGGCAAGATGCTCTTCACGCAGAAATGCTCGGCGTGTCACGCGATCGCCCCGTTCGCCCACAAGGTCGTTGGGCCGGGCCTCAAGGGCGTTTTGAACGATCCCGCCCACCCGAATCTCGTCGACGGAGCCGCGGCGACGCCGGCGAACGTCGCGAAGATTTTGCAGCAGGGCTATAAGGGCGACATGGGCCAGATGCCCAACCAAACCGCGAACGGACTGACCGACAAAGATATCGCCAATCTCGTCGCGTTCCTGAAATCCACGAAGTAA
- a CDS encoding N-acetylmannosamine-6-phosphate 2-epimerase, with protein MSLLDRLRGGLIVSVQAWPNSPIDDPYVLAALAAAAEKNGAVAVRIQGAANLAAVRERVAVPILGLVKRDYEGFEPYITPTLREVREILETGAEIVAFDATARPRPAGATVAGIIGAIHAAGALAMADCATEPDGVAAVAMGADVIATTLCGYTKETQGHSLPALDLVHAFAELDIFTICEGGIHTPADAQSAQIAGADAIVVGTAITNTDWLTQTFATALKK; from the coding sequence GTGAGCCTGCTCGATCGTTTGCGCGGCGGTCTCATCGTCTCGGTCCAGGCCTGGCCAAACTCGCCGATCGACGATCCCTACGTCTTAGCGGCACTGGCGGCCGCGGCCGAAAAAAACGGTGCCGTCGCCGTGCGAATCCAGGGCGCAGCAAATCTCGCCGCCGTGCGCGAGCGGGTCGCGGTCCCAATCCTCGGGCTCGTCAAGCGCGACTACGAGGGATTCGAGCCCTACATCACGCCGACGCTGCGCGAAGTGCGCGAGATTCTCGAAACCGGCGCCGAGATCGTCGCCTTCGACGCAACCGCGCGCCCGCGCCCGGCCGGTGCGACCGTCGCCGGTATCATCGGCGCGATCCACGCCGCCGGCGCTCTCGCGATGGCGGATTGCGCGACCGAGCCCGACGGCGTCGCCGCCGTCGCGATGGGAGCCGACGTCATCGCCACCACCCTCTGTGGCTATACAAAGGAAACGCAAGGCCATTCCCTCCCCGCCCTCGACCTCGTCCACGCTTTCGCCGAACTCGACATCTTCACGATCTGCGAAGGCGGCATCCACACCCCTGCCGACGCCCAATCCGCCCAAATCGCCGGCGCCGACGCCATAGTCGTAGGCACCGCCATAACCAACACCGACTGGCTAACCCAAACCTTCGCCACCGCCCTAAAAAAATAA